One Solanum lycopersicum chromosome 4, SLM_r2.1 DNA window includes the following coding sequences:
- the LOC101249348 gene encoding leucine-rich repeat receptor-like protein kinase PXL1, with protein sequence MKQIHLFCLLFLSGFFFVSSNKDEVSILLSIKSSLVDPMNHLKDWNFSNNGGSIHCKWNGVFCNSKSYVEKLDLSNMNLSGGVSDQIQGLHSLSLLNLCCNDFSTSLPKSLANLTSLKSIDVSQNNFVGKFPDGIGISNPGLKYVNVSSNNFEGFLPEDLGNATLLEVMDFRGSFFEGSIPGCYKNLKNLKFLGLSGNNLSGEIPRELGELKAMETMILGYNQFEGSIPAEFGNMSSLKYLDLAVGTLSGQIPAELGKLKNLTTVYLYHNSFEGKIPHEIGNMTSLVYLDLSDNKITGEIPNELADLKNLQLLNLMCNSLTGPVPTKLGELENLEILELWKNSLNGSLPMNLGKKSPLQWLDVSSNFLTGEIPPGLCDSGNLTKLILFNNSISGSIPLGLSNCSSLVRVRIQNNLLSGMIPVGFGTLPMLQRLELAKNNLTGEIPVDFTLSTTLSFIDVSSNHLESSLPSSILSIPSLQTFIVSNNNLKGNIPDQFQDCPSLSLLDLSTNHFSGKIPQSIASCEKLVKLNLRNNQFSGEIPTHIATLPTLSILDLSNNSLVGKIPMDFGSSPALEMLNLSYNKLEGPVPRNGILMTINPNDLIGNAGLCGGILPPCSHSLTITSNVRKNRVNHIILGFIVGISVILAVGIMVLAGRWMYNRWYLCNSFFKKFRFNKNNSEWPWRLVAFQRLNFTSTDILACLKESNVIGIGGNGIVYKAEIQRPHSVVAVKKLWRSDGDIEAGDDLVAEVDLLGKLRHRNIVRLLGYLHNETDIMMLSEYMPNGNLGAALHGKEAGKMLIDWLSRYNVALGVAHGLSYLHHDCHPPVIHRDVKSNNILLDSDFEARIADFGLARMMHHKNETVSMIAGSYGYIAPEYGYTLKVDEKSDIYSYGVVLLELVTGKMPLDPLFGESIDIVEWVRRKVNNKASLEALDADVAGQCKHVHEEMLLVLKIALLCTAKLPKERPSMRDIITMLGEAKPRRKSICQNWGYGTSANKDKLIFAHSPVIGLL encoded by the exons ATGAAACAAATTCATCtgttttgtttgttatttttgagtggttttttctttgtttcatcAAATAAGGATGAAGTTTCTATATTGTTATCAATAAAATCTAGTCTTGTTGATCCAATGAATCATCTCAAAGATTGGAACTTTTCAAACAATGGAGGTTCTATTCATTGTAAATGGAATGGTGTGTTTTGCAACTCAAAAAGCTATGTAGAGAAGCTTGATTTGTCAAACATGAATCTTAGTGGCGGAGTTTCAGATCAAATTCAAGGACTTCACAGTCTATCTTTGCTTAATCTTTGTTGCAATGACTTCTCCACTTCATTGCCAAAGTCATTAGCTAACCTGACATCTTTGAAGAGCATTGATGTGAGCCAGAACAACTTTGTTGGCAAATTCCCTGATGGTATTGGAATATCTAATCCTGGTTTGAAATATGTCAATGTTTCAAGTAATAACTTTGAGGGGTTTCTCCCTGAGGATCTTGGCAATGCTACGTTGCTCGAAGTCATGGATTTTCGAGGGAGTTTCTTTGAAGGTTCAATCCCTGGATGTTACAAGAatctgaagaatctgaagtttCTTGGCTTATCAGGGAATAATCTTTCTGGAGAGATCCCTCGTGAGCTCGGTGAATTGAAGGCTATGGAGACTATGATTCTTGGATATAATCAGTTTGAAGGTTCAATACCAGCTGAGTTTGGCAATATGAGTAGCCTTAAGTATCTTGACTTGGCTGTTGGCACTTTAAGTGGACAAATTCCAGCTGAGTTAGGTAAGTTGAAGAACTTGACCACAGTGTACTTGTATCATAACAGTTTTGAAGGTAAGATTCCACATGAAATTGGAAATATGACTTCTTTAGTTTACTTGGATCTTTCTGATAACAAGATCACTGGGGAGATTCCAAATGAGTTAGCAGATTTGAAGAATTTGCAGCTGCTAAATCTCATGTGCAATAGCTTAACTGGTCCTGTTCCTACCAAACTTGGTGAGTTGGAAAATCTTGAAATACTTGAACTAtggaaaaattcattaaatggTTCTTTGCCAATGAATCTTGGGAAAAAATCTCCCTTGCAATGGTTAGACGTTTCTTCGAATTTCCTGACAGGTGAGATCCCTCCTGGCTTGTGTGATTCTGGCAATCTAACAAAGCTCATACTGTTTAACAATTCCATCTCTGGATCAATCCCATTAGGCCTGTCTAACTGCTCTTCACTTGTTCGAGTTAGAATCCAAAATAATCTGCTTTCAGGAATGATCCCGGTTGGGTTTGGAACACTTCCTATGCTCCAAAGATTGGAATTGGCTAAAAACAATCTTACTGGTGAAATTCCTGTGGATTTCACGCTCTCCACCACTCTTTCTTTTATCGATGTCTCCTCGAACCACCTTGAATCATCTTTGCCTTCTAGCATTTTGTCCATTCCTAGCCTGCAAACCTTCATAGTCTCCAATAACAATCTTAAAGGCAACATTCCTGACCAATTTCAAGATTGTCCTTCCCTTTCTTTGCTTGATCTTTCAACCAACCATTTCTCAGGAAAAATTCCTCAGAGTATTGCTTCATGTGAAAAGCTGGTGAAGCTTAATCTAAGAAACAACCAATTCAGTGGTGAGATTCCAACTCACATTGCCACATTGCCAACTTTATCTATTCTTGATCTATCAAACAACTCCTTAGTTGGAAAAATACCAATGGACTTTGGTAGCTCTCCAGCTCTAGAAATGCTTAATCTGTCCTACAACAAGCTTGAGGGTCCAGTTCCAAGAAATGGAATACTCATGACTATTAATCCCAATGATCTGATAGGAAATGCTGGTCTTTGTGGTGGCATACTTCCACCATGTTCTCACAGTCTCACCATAACTTCAAATGTGAGAAAGAATCGTGTCAATCACATAATCTTGGGATTCATTGTTGGAATCTCAGTTATCTTAGCTGTTGGGATCATGGTTCTAGCAGGAAGATGGATGTACAATAGATGGTACTTGTGCAACAgctttttcaagaaatttcgGTTCAACAAGAACAACTCAGAATGGCCTTGGAGGCTTGTAGCATTCCAGAGGCTTAACTTCACAAGTACTGATATTCTGGCTTGCCTAAAGGAGTCAAATGTGATAGGCATTGGTGGCAATGGAATTGTCTACAAGGCTGAGATTCAGAGGCCACATTctgttgttgcagttaaaaagttGTGGAGATCAGATGGAGACATTGAAGCAGGAGATGATCTCGTTGCAGAAGTCGATCTTTTAGGGAAGCTTCGTCACAGGAACATAGTTAGGCTACTAGGCTATCTCCACAATGAGACTGATATCATGATGTTATCCGAATACATGCCTAATGGAAATCTTGGAGCTGCTTTACATGGAAAAGAAGCTGGAAAAATGCTCATAGATTGGTTGTCAAGGTACAACGTTGCCCTTGGTGTTGCTCATGGACTCTCCTATCTTCATCATGATTGTCATCCACCAGTCATACATCGTGACGTCAAGTCAAACAACATTCTCCTAGATTCAGATTTTGAGGCACGAATTGCAGATTTTGGCTTGGCAAGGATGATGCATCACAAAAATGAGACTGTTTCTATGATAGCAGGATCATATGGCTATATAGCACCAG AATATGGATACACACTGAAGGTTGATGAGAAGAGTGACATATACAGCTATGGGGTTGTGCTTTTGGAGCTTGTAACAGGAAAAATGCCATTAGATCCTTTGTTCGGAGAGTCGATTGACATTGTAGAATGGGTTAGAAGGAAAGTAAACAACAAGGCATCACTAGAAGCATTAGATGCTGATGTAGCTGGCCAATGTAAACATGTCCATGAAGAGATGCTTCTTGTCCTAAAGATTGCACTTCTTTGCACTGCCAAGCTTCCCAAAGAAAGACCATCAATGAGAGACATTATAACAATGCTTGGAGAGGCAAAACCAAGAAGGAAAAGTATATGCCAGAATTGGGGTTATGGTACTAGTGCTAACAAAGACAAGTTAATCTTTGCTCATTCACCAGTTATAGGCCTTCTATAA